CTAGACCAGTCTCCAGAAACGGCACCGTGGAACTCCTGGCTGACAGGAGGAACAGCGTTGGGGTGCAACTTTCAGCAAACAGGAAATCcatattaaaacacacattacTGGAAAGGCATATTAATTACAGATCCATGAATCTGCTCATTGAGGGCATGTGTGCACAGCAGGGCACAGCCTCGGCATGTTGTATAACTCAGGATTCCTAGCCGGTGCCAGCGTGCTGACGTTGATTAAGAGATGTACAGAATGGAGGGATTAGATGCAAACAGAATGCAGGAACAGAGCAagcccagccagccagccagcatgAAATATCTCCGTGTTATATCGCAGTGTTTGCAGGTGTTGATGGTAAGCCGTTGCAGACCCGTGTTTATAGGTGGATAGTGGAGTCACGCCTGCCCTTTTCTTTCAACAGGACCTTCTCCGATGCAGAGTCTTGACATCCGGGATCTTTGAGACCAGGTTTCAGGTGGATAAAGTCAATTTTCAGTAAGTAGACTTCGTGCTTCGTCTCCTCGGGATACTAATCTTGTGGTTTGAAAGTAGTGCTGGTCTGGGGCTGTCCTGAAATGTGCTTGTGGTGCTGCATTGACTTGTACAGCTGGTTTCACTGACCCtgtttggactaccttacctaaggttaCAGAAggcaaggtctgtgaaaccagtagGTATAAAAACCAATCCCGTGCAGCAGGAGTGTCGGATATTCATACAGACGGCCTGTTTGGAGCTAAACGCAGACTCTACTCGAGCAGGTCCAAGTGTCGTGCTGCCACTCCAGTGCCAGTGGTGCATCGTTGCAGCCCCTCCCTGTAAAACCCGAACCTCGCGAGTTATTTCAGTGTGTCGATGTCGCTCCTGCTGCACCAACGGTTTTAACAGAGCGGTTTCCTGTTTTACAGCATGTTCGATGTCGGAGGCCAGCGAGACGAGCGCAGAAAGTGGATCCAGTGCTTTAACGGTAAGCTGGGACTGCTGTAGCCCCGTCAGCCCTCAAACAAAGGCTGCTGGGAGTTTGAGAAGCGCTGTTCTGTAACCAGCAGCTAGAGGATTGATGCGATGCTTGCCTTTCTTCACAGACGTCACTGCGATCATATTCGTAGTCGCCAGCAGCAGCTACAACATGGTTATACGAGAGGACAATCAGACCAACCGGCTGCAGGAAGCCCTCAATCTCTTCAAGAACATTTGGAACAACAGGTAACCGGGCCGCAGCTCAGAATAGACACAACAGGTAACCGGGCTGCAGCTCAGGATAGACACAACAGGTAACCTCTGCAGCTCAGGATAGACACAACAGGTAACCTCTGCAGCTCAGGATAGACACAACAGGTAACCGGGCCGCAGCTCAGGATAGACACAACAGGTAACCTCTGCAGCTCAGAATAGACACAACAGGTAACCTCTGCAGCTCAGGATAGACACAACAGGTAACCTCTGCAGCTCAGAATAGACACAACAGGTAACCTCTGCAGCTCAGGATAGACACAACAGGTAACCTCTGCAGCTCAGAATAGACACAACAGGTAACCGGGCCGCAGCTCAGGATAGACACAACAGGTAACCTCTGCAGCTCAGAATAGACACAACAGGTAACCTCTGCAGCTCAGGATAGACACAACAGGTAACCTCTGCAGCTCAGAATAGACACAACAGGTAACCGGGCCGCAGCTCAGGATAGACACAACAGGTAACCTCTGCAGCTCAGAATAGACACAACAGGTAACCTCTGCAGCTCAGGATAGACACAACAGGTAACCTCTGCAGCTCAGAATAGACACAACAGGTAACCGGGCCGCAGCTCAGGATAGACACAACAGGTAACCTCTGCAGCTCAGGATAGACACAACAGGTAACCTCTGCAGCTCAGAATAGACACAACAGGTAACCTCTGCAGCTCAGAatacaaggggtggggcagggagCAGACCCCACTGTGGCTTCACGTGAGGGGTGCCGTTTCATAAAAAGACATGTTTGCAGTTCACACTAGAAATAAATCCTTCTAAAAAACGTTTATTGCAATAATCATCATGTTCTCCCTGGTATTGGGGACTAAATCTGAGTGGCTGCACTGCCTGGAGTCATGTACTAATgttcaataacattaaaaagaaaactgtttcTGTACGTGGCTCGGTTGGTCTTGGGCAGGATGCggtgtttttattttccagtgTGCCTGCACCGACACTGTGACCCCGGTGTTTCTGTGAAGTGTTGCACAGCAGCGTGTGCTTCAATcgattttttgtttttccttctgCAGGTGGCTGAGGACCATTTCTGTAATTCTATTCCTGAACAAGCAGGATTTACTGGCAGAGAAGGTGCTGGCAGGAAAATCCAAAATTGAGGAGTACTTTCCAGAATTCGCTCGCTACACTACACCCGATGATGGTACGGCCAGCAGAGTTTGGAGTTTGTttggggtttatttatttaatatgtaataAGTAGTTTTAATTGTATTAAGTTATGTACACAATGATGGATGAATAGCCATGTTGTTACTAGTCATAGTTTCACAGCTCCTCTATGAATCAGTTCCACATCATTTTGTTATGCAGGTTCCTCTCTTACATTACATTAGGGTTATAATTTAAACATTTCCTTTTGTTTACATAAATGAGAACTTGCTAACAGCTACTCCCCGAGCGTTTCCGGTTCAGCTTTTTCTCATCACTGTCCCGTACAAGGGTCCGAATCGCAGCTAGGCAGGATCACAGCGAGTGTCCTTTTTCTTTGATTTATTTCCGTAAAGGAAGTCTCAAGTGCAGGTATCTGTAATCTCTCCACGCCACATGGTTTGTGCTAAATTTCCCCTCCATAGAAAAAATGTAATCTCTTTTAGTAAATCCCAGAACAGTGTTTTATAGTATCCGTCGCACCCCTTATTCAAGACATCGTTGCGGTTCTTTCACACAGTTTGATAACAGGAGCTCGAAGAGAGTACCCAGCAACGCAGAGCTCTGCACTCTCAGGCACTGGCAGGCCCTGGTAGAGAGGGGTTTACCAATGTTCTTAACAGGGGAACATTCAGCAGTTCCTTCTATGCCCACCAGAGGGCACTGACCAGACAACCGAATGTTTCTAGAACATGATGCATACACTTAAGGGAGAGAAAACGTTTTATTAGTGTGCCATTCTCACGAGTCCTTTTATTAACGTTGCTTTAGGTTTTACAGACTTTATACTCGCTCAAGTAAAGCCAGTTTATCCAGCCACCACACAAACACCAGCGGGTATCGGGACCTCACTTGCACAGAACTCGTTGTGGGGGgagtcctaatacctgctgcacaggaagtgaactaCTTGTGGGGTGGCAGGATAAAATGGCTCCCCCAGAGTCCTAATGAAAGAGGAATCGGGAGAGCTAAACGGAGAGCATCACAGAGAGCACAAGGATAAGGAAAGGGGCTCTTGCTTGGTGCCCCATTTAATGCTTTTCTCTGTTCTGTGAGCGAATGGCAGCACCTCATTGTGTTATTCAGCAGCCTTAGCCGCAGCTTTGTTTGGCAGAGGTAAGCGTCCGAGGCAGTCAGATACAAGTAAGATCTTGAGAATAACCGGgccatttgtttattttcattttcttagcAACACCAGAGCCAGGCGAGGACCCGCGCGTGACGAGGGCCAAGTATTTCATTCGGGATGAGTTTCTGGTGAGTGTCTCTGATTCCAGATTCACTGGGGCAGCCTGGCTTTTTTAAAAAGATCATAGACTTGTGTCTCTGATTCCAGATTCACTGGGGCAGCCTGACTTTTTTAAAAAGATCATAGACTTGTGTCTCTGATTCCAGATTCACTGGGGCAGCCTGGCTTTTGTAAAGATCATAGACTTGTGTCTCCTGATTCCAGATTCACTGGGGCAGCCTGGCTTTTTTAAAAAGATCATAGACTTGTATCTCTGATTCCAGATTCACTGGGGCAGTCTGGCTTTTAAAAAGATCATAGACTTGTGTCTCTGATTCCAGATTCACTGGGGCAGCCTGGCTTTTGTAAAGATCATAGACTTGTGTCTCCTGATTCCAGATTCACTGGGGCAGCCTGGCTTTTTTAAAAAGATCATAGACTTGTGTCTCTGATTCCAGATTCACTGGGGCAGTCTGGCTTTTAAAAAGATCATAGACTTGTGTCTCTGATTCCAGATTCACTGGGGCAGCCTGGCTTTCATAGACTTGTGTTCCTGTGTGTAAAGGTGTTGTGATGGTTGATGGCATGCCTGCAGGTTTTGTGAAGATTGACTTGTggtctaacccccccccccccccccctcgtgttttctctctctcctcagagaATCAGCACAGCCAGCGGGGACGGACGGCATTACTGCTACCCTCACTTCACATGCGCGGTGGACACAGAAAACATCCGCAGGGTGTTCAATGACTGTCGGGACATTATTCAGCGGATGCACCTTCGCCAGTACGAGTTGTTGTGATGGGGGTGGAAGGcgcttgtttctgttttttcagaCTCCTTATTcctcattttaaagtaaataagacaaaacaacaaatacaaaaaaataataataaaaaaaacgccgAAACCAAACCTATATTGCTCACACACCGCAGTGGAAACAGAACTGCTGTCTTTTCTGCAGACCGGACCTCCTACTCTTCATgacctccctcccctctccacaGGTTCAGAGAGAATCGCTCGCTtgcccttcctcctcctccctcccctcctcagtGCAAGAAGGCACCAAAAAAATTTACTTTGTGACAGTCATGTCTGTGTATTAATTCTTTTAACATTGATTAACAAATATAAagataaatgaaacaaaaaaacacgttCTAAAGGTGTGTGGAGTTCCTGGAAGGTTCTGGGATTGATGACAGAAGACAAGAGAAAGGAACTAATGAACCAGCGAGGGTGTGAGATTTCAGAGGGAAAGGAAATCCAGACACTGATAAGGAGTCCGTTTCCCTGGGCGCCCTCGCATTAACTAAACGAATGATCTACATTGAACTGCTCGATCTGCTCTCTGCACTGAGAGCAGCCCTCGCATTAACACACTAGCAAGCAAGCCCGTCGGTATTGAACTGCTCTGTCTGCGCTCTGCACTGAGATCAGAGGCACGTGCTTGTCAAGAGACTATGATGAAGACAAGCCTGTATGTTTGATTCCTGGGGCCCTGCATTGGGGTGGGGGGCTAACAACAACAATCAAATACAAAGAGATAACTGACATTTCTTCAGAGGTTCGGacagtgcaaaaaacaaaaccaccagtcccagcttttttttttttttttttttttctaaaggggATGTTGCTGTGGTCTTTTTAAAGATGATGGAGACTGTTCTGGACTgtgattgtaaaaaaaacaaatgaaatgaaatctCCATATACACTGTCTCCTGTTAGACACTGATCCTCCTTTTTATTTCTctctcctttttttattttttccttaaaccaccaacaaaacaaaaatcattaacTGGATAGCAGTCCTTTTCCaattaattctctctctctctctctctctctctctcctccctctgcctctgtccttctccctctccctctctccctctctctccctctctctccctccctgtctctctctcctcccattcttttattttattttgctgttggatTATTATTCTTGTACagactgtaaaatgtattattttgtacaactttattgaaaaaaaaaaacaaacaaaacaaacttgtaGAAGATCTTTGTGCCTTGATCATGGCTGTACCTGTGCAATGAGCTAAGATGTAAAATCTGTTTGACTGCGCTGTACAGCTTTGTCACCCCTATCCACAGGCATTAGCTCCAGGTAGGGACACTTTATCTGTagttttaggatttttttttctctggtttataaaaaggattaaaaaaaaaaatgctgttttagttttaaaaaaaaaaaaaaaaaaaaaaaaaattcaaatacaaATTGTGCAAAATGTAACCACTTCAAAAGTGAGGTCTTTCAATATCTAGTGACCTGGACTATTTATATTTTCAgcattgtgcttttttttctattctttctttttgtttttagcttGAACTCATTTAAATCTTTATCCAAATGCAAAACATTGCTTGTTTctacataaaaaacaacatttttgctacaaagaaaagaaaaaaaaaagacaaatgttaGTCTGTTGGGTTATTCAGAGTTCATTTATATCAAGCGTGTGGTCCATCCTAGACATTGTCTCAACGCGGGGTCCCTCGTAGACATTGTCTCAAGGTGGTGTCCATCCTAGACATTGTCTCAAGGTGGTGTCCATCCTAGGCATTGTCTCAAGGTGGTGTCCATCCTAGGCATTGTCTCAAGGTGGTGTCCATCGTAGGCATTGTCTCAGCGTGGGGTCCATCGTAGGCATTGTCTCAGCGTGGGGTCCATCGTAGGCATTGTCTCAAGGTGGGGTCCATCCTAGGCATTGCCTCAAGGTGGGGTCCATCGTAGGCATTGTCTCAACGTGGGGTCCATCGTAGGCATTGTCTCAACGTGGGGTCCATCCTATGCATTGTCTCAACGTGGGGTCCATCCTAGGCATTGTCTCAACGTGGGGTCCATCATCTCTACACACTTCCAACCACGATTGTACCATGTTggtataaatattaataataatatgataatgGTGATGCTAATAAGAGACAGAACAAGGTTGTTATGGATGATGTCAAGGGTGAGGTGTTCCGAGCTTCTCGCTGTGTCATCCATCGTTCAGTGTCTGTAGACAAGAGACCCGAGTTCTGATGACTGGACACCTCgccgcctcctcctcccccccccccccccccaccctcctccTTCTTCCAGTGCTTTAAACGACTGCTGTGGTCTGACAAGCTGGACTTGTATCACCGGCTGCTTCCTGTGCTGTTGATGCTGCTTCTAGCTGTTCATTGTGTCAAATCTAGTTTGAACCATTTCAGTcctgaagattattattatttttttttcatcgaGCTGAAGAATGGATCATTTTTTGAATATACATGAGAACAGACACTACCTCAGCCTGGGGATCTAGGTTCCAATGTGATTTGTGATGGCGTGTAAATTGAAAGAGTTAAAAGAATCTGTTAAGACTTGGGGTGCAAGCGGGTGGCTATGCAGGAACAGGAAACAGCGAAGCGATCCAGAGGCACTTCTGTATACTAAAAAGTGTGCCAGCAATGTTTCTCTGCAAATATATACACATGTGCCTGGGGAGGGAATTGATTTTTTTAGTCCGATCTCCCTCCCCACCCATTGGGGTACAAATATCAAAACATCCTTACTGTGTTTAAACAGAGGCATGTTTGATAGTGTTCACCAGCACGTCCTTCTGCAGGAGTCCATTCATTCAGACAGGTCTATATGAGTGATCTGAACAGTGCTAAAGCTCACCCCCGCCTCTCTTTAATGCTTAGTAATCCTGCTAATGCCCCCACGCCGCGGGAGGACTTTGTGACGTATTAACATTActgcatacaataaaaatacacaacaaaTGAATTTCACAAAGCAGGTTTGtatagtttggggggggggggggggggttgatctgCCACTGACAGCTGGTGGATGTGTGTGGGGCATGTGAGATGAAACttccataaaaaatatattgcaaatggcCGTTACCTGACACTATAGAAAAGGAATTCCAAACTCTTACTGAATTGTTTAAGCCTCACGAAACACTTTGAAGTAAAAGTTTTAGAATAAGCCCCGTCTTAGGCTTCTTGTTTTTCTACTGGAATATGGAAACAAACCCAGCAAGTAGTGGAGTGTGTCTCTACGCATCCCCACACAGTGAGCTGCCAGAAGGTTTAGTttaggacccccccccccatgcccAGAGGCAGGTTCTCCCCATCAAGGGGCCTCGCTGGAACGGGAGCTGGTAATTGGTCAGGCCAAGGGAGGTGTGTGAGGCGCCCCTGGCCTTGGTCCTCCAAGCTAACAtggtaaacacaaaacaatgcatgCCTGACACCTCATGGTAGACAAAACCTCTGCTTCCTGTGTAAAAGGTTGCCACGGTGACCTTGCAGCTGACCAAGGTTTTTGGCATCTTGTGCAGTCCCCAGCTTCCCCCTGGGCGTGGCTCGCCTGAGAGTTTGCAGCAAGCAATCTACCATGCCTGTTCTCTTGGATATCTCATACACCTGATCGACTTATTTATATTGAACTGCACCATTACATAAATTAAATGAAAGAGAGTCTGCTGTCACCCATTGAGACCTCCAGTCATTTATGTATAGAATACCCTAAAGGGTCTgtggtgaaaatcagcttgtatctcacACAGCACCCTGTGctgttttataatatatagttaaacaTGAATAATTCAACACTGAAGCTAATCGTAGTGTTAATAACATTTCCCTctcatacaaagacatttcagagggctggatcgcatcaatatcagggtctagttctatatattataaagacatttcagagggctggatcgcatcaatatcagggtctagtgctatatattataaaaacctttcagagggctggatcgcatcaatatcagggtctagtgctgtatattataaagacatttcatagggctgtatcacatcaatatcagggtctagtgctgtatattataaagacatttcagagggctggatcgcatcaatatcagggtctagtgctatatat
The Acipenser ruthenus chromosome 18, fAciRut3.2 maternal haplotype, whole genome shotgun sequence DNA segment above includes these coding regions:
- the LOC117422288 gene encoding guanine nucleotide-binding protein G(s) subunit alpha isoform X2; its protein translation is MGCLGNSKTEDQRNEDKAQREANKKIEKQLQKDKQIYRATHRLLLLGAGESGKSTIVKQMRILHVNGFNAEEKKQKIQDIKNNIKEAIETIVAAMSTLAPPVQLASPENQFRIEYILNLVNQKDFEFTAEFYEHTKILWQDEGVKACYERSNEYQLIDCAQYFLDKIDIVKQSDYSPPDQDLLRCRVLTSGIFETRFQVDKVNFHMFDVGGQRDERRKWIQCFNDVTAIIFVVASSSYNMVIREDNQTNRLQEALNLFKNIWNNRWLRTISVILFLNKQDLLAEKVLAGKSKIEEYFPEFARYTTPDDATPEPGEDPRVTRAKYFIRDEFLRISTASGDGRHYCYPHFTCAVDTENIRRVFNDCRDIIQRMHLRQYELL